The following coding sequences are from one Musa acuminata AAA Group cultivar baxijiao chromosome BXJ2-4, Cavendish_Baxijiao_AAA, whole genome shotgun sequence window:
- the LOC103982418 gene encoding flowering time control protein FY isoform X2, producing MMYGEQPHNPEFSRAPPPPSRQPSASSTNLAPDFPRPPAPYEAYGDSFAARRMRKVVQRRAVDYTSTVVRYMQVRMWQRDVGDRTALQPTPAAVLDILPTAAYADNPSISFAAKFVHASTNKNRCSINRVLWTPTGRRLITGSQSGEFTLWNGQSFNFEMILQAHDNAIRSMIWSHNDNWMVTGDDGGAIKYWQSNMNNVKANKTAHKESVRDLSFCRTDLKFCSCSDDTTVKVWDFARCQEERSLTGHGWDVKSVDWHPTKSLLVSGGKDNLIKLWDAKTGKELCSFHGHKNTVLCVKWNQNGNWVLTASKDQIIKLYDIRSMKELESFRGHTKDVTALAWHPFHEEYFASGSFDGSIFHWLVGHETPQVEIPSAHDNSVWDLAWHPIGYLLCSGSNDHTTKFWCRNRPGDLSRDKYSLGQTPGYGDQNPILSGRSASGFSASEPPPTPGPFAVGLSRNEGTIPGIGVAMPLSVPSIDGSDQGEQRQPFPGNMPPGAPPLPPGPHPSLLASGQQQVYQQPPLLPHPHGPPPRPPLAPLGMSASYPSSIPGSMPMPSSLVPSMTPSFPNSMMMQGSATQMPQAHMMGINQMNPGSVTSSNIPPAIGGFANPMANIQGASTSGLQNFQIGGVFNLPQGGQMAPIPGLNAYQPGMMDVRVPGMALGGNIGMPPPPPTMPHGSAPQ from the exons CATATGGAGATAGTTTTGCTGCTAGAAGAATGCGAAAGGTTGTCCAACGGCGTGCTGTGGATTATACAAGCACAGTTGTTCGATATATGCAG GTTCGTATGTGGCAGCGAGATGTTGGGGACAGAACTGCACTGCAACCTACTCCAGCTGCAGTCTTGGAT ATCTTACCAACAGCTGCATATGCAGATAACCCATCCATAAGTTTTGCTGCCAAATTtgttcatgcttcaacaaacaaaAATAGGTGTTCCATTAATAGGGTCTTG TGGACCCCTACTGGGCGTCGTCTCATCACGGGATCACAGAGTGGTGAATTTACTCTATGGAATGGACAATCTTTCAATTTTGAAATGATTCTTCAG GCTCATGATAATGCAATCAGGTCAATGATTTGGAGTCACAACGACAATTGGATGGTTACTGGGGATGATGGTGGTGCAATCAA GTACTGGCAGAGTAACATGAACAATGTTAAGGCAAACAAAACTGCCCACAAAGAATCGGTCCGGGACTTGAG TTTTTGTAGAACAGATTTGAAATTCTGTTCTTGCTCAGACGATACTACTGTTAAGGTCTGGGACTTTGCTAGGTGCCAGGAAGAGAGATCTTTAACTG GCCATGGTTGGGATGTCAAAAGTGTTGACTGGCACCCAACAAAATCCTTACTTGTGTCAG GGGGTAAAGACAATCTTATCAAACTGTGGGATGCAAAAACAGGGAAAGAGCTGTGTTCATT CCATGGTCATAAAAATACTGTACTTTGTGTTAAGTGGAACCAGAATGGTAACTGGGTGCTGACTGCTTCTAAGGATCAGATAATCAAG CTTTATGACATTAGATCCATGAAAGAGCTTGAATCATTTCGTGGGCATACAAAGGATGTAACTG CATTGGCATGGCATCCGTTCCATGAAGAGTACTTTGCTAGTGGGAGCTTTGATGGGTCCATCTTTCATTGGCTTGTTGG GCATGAAACTCCTCAGGTTGAAATACCTAGTGCACACGATAACAGTGTGTGGGATCTTGCTTGGCATCCAATCGGCTATCTACTTTGCAG TGGGAGCAATGATCACACAACCAAGTTTTGGTGCAGAAATAGGCCTGGAGATCTTAGTCGTGATAAATACAGTCTTGGTCAAACTCCTG GTTATGGTGATCAAAATCCTATTCTGTCAGGTCGTAGTGCCAGTGGTTTCTCAGCATCAGAACCTCCACCGACTCCTGGACCATTTGCTGTCGGATTATCAAGAAACGAAGGGACGATTCCTGGTATTGGAGTTGCAATGCCTTTGTCTGTTCCATCTATTGACGGTTCTGATCAAGGAGAACAGAGGCAGCCTTTTCCCGGCAACATGCCTCCTGGGGCACCTCCTCTTCCACCAGGTCCTCATCCGTCTCTTTTAGCATCTGGTCAGCAGCAAGTTTACCAGCAG CCTCCACTTCTTCCGCATCCACATGGACCTCCTCCCCGACCTCCACTTGCACCTCTTGGAATGTCAGCTTCATATCCTTCCTCAATTCCGGGATCCATGCCAATGCCTTCCTCGTTGGTTCCATCTATGACTCCATCCTTCCCGAACTCAATG ATGATGCAAGGATCAGCAACTCAGATGCCACAAGCACATATGATGGGCATTAATCAAATGAACCCAGGTTCTGTTACCAGCAGCAATATCCCTCCTGCAATTGGAGGTTTTGCAAATCCTATGGCAAATATCCAGGGTGCATCAACAAGCGGGTTACAAAACTTCCAAATTGGTGGTGTGTTCAACCTGCCACAAGGTGGTCAGATGGCTCCGATCCCAGGACTAAATGCTTACCAG CCTGGGATGATGGATGTTCGAGTTCCTGGCATGGCTTTAGGAGGGAACATCGGAATGCCACCGCCACCTCCAACCATGCCCCATGGATCCGCACCGCAGTAG
- the LOC103982418 gene encoding flowering time control protein FY isoform X1, with the protein MMYGEQPHNPEFSRAPPPPSRQPSASSTNLAPDFPRPPAPYEAYGDSFAARRMRKVVQRRAVDYTSTVVRYMQVRMWQRDVGDRTALQPTPAAVLDILPTAAYADNPSISFAAKFVHASTNKNRCSINRVLWTPTGRRLITGSQSGEFTLWNGQSFNFEMILQAHDNAIRSMIWSHNDNWMVTGDDGGAIKYWQSNMNNVKANKTAHKESVRDLSFCRTDLKFCSCSDDTTVKVWDFARCQEERSLTGHGWDVKSVDWHPTKSLLVSGGKDNLIKLWDAKTGKELCSFHGHKNTVLCVKWNQNGNWVLTASKDQIIKLYDIRSMKELESFRGHTKDVTALAWHPFHEEYFASGSFDGSIFHWLVGHETPQVEIPSAHDNSVWDLAWHPIGYLLCSGSNDHTTKFWCRNRPGDLSRDKYSLGQTPGYGDQNPILSGRSASGFSASEPPPTPGPFAVGLSRNEGTIPGIGVAMPLSVPSIDGSDQGEQRQPFPGNMPPGAPPLPPGPHPSLLASGQQQVYQQVPPVHQLHQPFSQQMPSMPISTNLPQLQPPLLPHPHGPPPRPPLAPLGMSASYPSSIPGSMPMPSSLVPSMTPSFPNSMMMQGSATQMPQAHMMGINQMNPGSVTSSNIPPAIGGFANPMANIQGASTSGLQNFQIGGVFNLPQGGQMAPIPGLNAYQPGMMDVRVPGMALGGNIGMPPPPPTMPHGSAPQ; encoded by the exons CATATGGAGATAGTTTTGCTGCTAGAAGAATGCGAAAGGTTGTCCAACGGCGTGCTGTGGATTATACAAGCACAGTTGTTCGATATATGCAG GTTCGTATGTGGCAGCGAGATGTTGGGGACAGAACTGCACTGCAACCTACTCCAGCTGCAGTCTTGGAT ATCTTACCAACAGCTGCATATGCAGATAACCCATCCATAAGTTTTGCTGCCAAATTtgttcatgcttcaacaaacaaaAATAGGTGTTCCATTAATAGGGTCTTG TGGACCCCTACTGGGCGTCGTCTCATCACGGGATCACAGAGTGGTGAATTTACTCTATGGAATGGACAATCTTTCAATTTTGAAATGATTCTTCAG GCTCATGATAATGCAATCAGGTCAATGATTTGGAGTCACAACGACAATTGGATGGTTACTGGGGATGATGGTGGTGCAATCAA GTACTGGCAGAGTAACATGAACAATGTTAAGGCAAACAAAACTGCCCACAAAGAATCGGTCCGGGACTTGAG TTTTTGTAGAACAGATTTGAAATTCTGTTCTTGCTCAGACGATACTACTGTTAAGGTCTGGGACTTTGCTAGGTGCCAGGAAGAGAGATCTTTAACTG GCCATGGTTGGGATGTCAAAAGTGTTGACTGGCACCCAACAAAATCCTTACTTGTGTCAG GGGGTAAAGACAATCTTATCAAACTGTGGGATGCAAAAACAGGGAAAGAGCTGTGTTCATT CCATGGTCATAAAAATACTGTACTTTGTGTTAAGTGGAACCAGAATGGTAACTGGGTGCTGACTGCTTCTAAGGATCAGATAATCAAG CTTTATGACATTAGATCCATGAAAGAGCTTGAATCATTTCGTGGGCATACAAAGGATGTAACTG CATTGGCATGGCATCCGTTCCATGAAGAGTACTTTGCTAGTGGGAGCTTTGATGGGTCCATCTTTCATTGGCTTGTTGG GCATGAAACTCCTCAGGTTGAAATACCTAGTGCACACGATAACAGTGTGTGGGATCTTGCTTGGCATCCAATCGGCTATCTACTTTGCAG TGGGAGCAATGATCACACAACCAAGTTTTGGTGCAGAAATAGGCCTGGAGATCTTAGTCGTGATAAATACAGTCTTGGTCAAACTCCTG GTTATGGTGATCAAAATCCTATTCTGTCAGGTCGTAGTGCCAGTGGTTTCTCAGCATCAGAACCTCCACCGACTCCTGGACCATTTGCTGTCGGATTATCAAGAAACGAAGGGACGATTCCTGGTATTGGAGTTGCAATGCCTTTGTCTGTTCCATCTATTGACGGTTCTGATCAAGGAGAACAGAGGCAGCCTTTTCCCGGCAACATGCCTCCTGGGGCACCTCCTCTTCCACCAGGTCCTCATCCGTCTCTTTTAGCATCTGGTCAGCAGCAAGTTTACCAGCAGGTTCCTCCTGTTCACCAGCTGCATCAGCCATTTTCACAGCAAATGCCTTCGATGCCAATTTCTACAAACTTGCCTCAATTGCAGCCTCCACTTCTTCCGCATCCACATGGACCTCCTCCCCGACCTCCACTTGCACCTCTTGGAATGTCAGCTTCATATCCTTCCTCAATTCCGGGATCCATGCCAATGCCTTCCTCGTTGGTTCCATCTATGACTCCATCCTTCCCGAACTCAATG ATGATGCAAGGATCAGCAACTCAGATGCCACAAGCACATATGATGGGCATTAATCAAATGAACCCAGGTTCTGTTACCAGCAGCAATATCCCTCCTGCAATTGGAGGTTTTGCAAATCCTATGGCAAATATCCAGGGTGCATCAACAAGCGGGTTACAAAACTTCCAAATTGGTGGTGTGTTCAACCTGCCACAAGGTGGTCAGATGGCTCCGATCCCAGGACTAAATGCTTACCAG CCTGGGATGATGGATGTTCGAGTTCCTGGCATGGCTTTAGGAGGGAACATCGGAATGCCACCGCCACCTCCAACCATGCCCCATGGATCCGCACCGCAGTAG
- the LOC135611204 gene encoding myb-related protein 308-like isoform X2 gives MGCKMCEKSKVNHRKGLWSPEEDQRLRDYILAHGHGCWSSVPVKAGLQRNGKSCRLRWINYLRPGLKRSAFTHEEEAMIMKLHAIMGNKWSRIAMHLPGRTDNEVKNHWNTHVKKKAIKIDGSASHDTMAKSLGSDDQSLRMEQFLDENNSQILLSETSASLESFSPIPCQSILNVTNHAQSQRTPQPPLPKVLFEDWLPMFSDNGGVNRRQESTSNSEVLSPQFLQLDMISTDDFLHGFEAISNSGGLIQPHYGPVDLVSSNETYAGFESNHHMFVDL, from the exons ATGGGTTGCAAGATGTGCGAGAAGTCGAAGGTGAACCATAGGAAGGGTCTGTGGTCGCCGGAGGAGGACCAGAGACTGAGGGACTACATCCTTGCGCATGGCCATGGTTGCTGGAGCTCAGTTCCTGTCAAAGCTG GTTTGCAACGGAATGGAAAGAGCTGCAGATTGAGGTGGATCAATTACCTGAGGCCGGGACTAAAGCGCAGTGCTTTTACTCATGAGGAGGAGGCAATGATCATGAAACTTCATGCAATCATGGGCAACAA GTGGTCTCGAATAGCGATGCATCTACCAGGAAGAACAGACAATGAAGTAAAGAACCATTGGAACACTCATGTCAAGAAGAAGGCGATAAAGATTGATGGATCAGCTTCTCATGACACCATGGCAAAATCTCTAGGCTCAGACGACCAATCCCTGAGGATGGAACAGTTCTTGGATGAGAATAATAGCCAAATCTTACTTTCAGAAACCTCAGCTTCGTTGGAATCATTTTCTCCAATTCCATGTCAGTCAATACTGAATGTTACCAATCATGCACAATCTCAGAGAACCCCTCAACCTCCCCTCCCCAAAGTTCTATTTGAAGATTGGCTACCAATGTTCAGCGACAATGGTGGGGTGAATCGCCGACAGGAATCCACCTCGAATTCTGAGGTTCTCAGTcctcaatttctgcagcttgacaTGATATCCACTGATGACTTCCTTCATGGATTTGAAGCTATAAGCAACTCTGGTGGATTAATTCAGCCGCACTATGGGCCTGTAGATCTTGTATCATCCAATGAAACTTACGCCGGATTCGAGTCGAACCACCACATGTTTGTCGATCTTTAA
- the LOC135611204 gene encoding myb-related protein 308-like isoform X1, whose protein sequence is MALQREEANGRVLLQSGVSKSQSIVMGCKMCEKSKVNHRKGLWSPEEDQRLRDYILAHGHGCWSSVPVKAGLQRNGKSCRLRWINYLRPGLKRSAFTHEEEAMIMKLHAIMGNKWSRIAMHLPGRTDNEVKNHWNTHVKKKAIKIDGSASHDTMAKSLGSDDQSLRMEQFLDENNSQILLSETSASLESFSPIPCQSILNVTNHAQSQRTPQPPLPKVLFEDWLPMFSDNGGVNRRQESTSNSEVLSPQFLQLDMISTDDFLHGFEAISNSGGLIQPHYGPVDLVSSNETYAGFESNHHMFVDL, encoded by the exons ATGGCATTGCAGAGGGAAGAAGCCAACGGCAGAGTCTTGCTGCAGTCTGGAGTCTCCAAAAGCCAGTCGATTGTAATGGGTTGCAAGATGTGCGAGAAGTCGAAGGTGAACCATAGGAAGGGTCTGTGGTCGCCGGAGGAGGACCAGAGACTGAGGGACTACATCCTTGCGCATGGCCATGGTTGCTGGAGCTCAGTTCCTGTCAAAGCTG GTTTGCAACGGAATGGAAAGAGCTGCAGATTGAGGTGGATCAATTACCTGAGGCCGGGACTAAAGCGCAGTGCTTTTACTCATGAGGAGGAGGCAATGATCATGAAACTTCATGCAATCATGGGCAACAA GTGGTCTCGAATAGCGATGCATCTACCAGGAAGAACAGACAATGAAGTAAAGAACCATTGGAACACTCATGTCAAGAAGAAGGCGATAAAGATTGATGGATCAGCTTCTCATGACACCATGGCAAAATCTCTAGGCTCAGACGACCAATCCCTGAGGATGGAACAGTTCTTGGATGAGAATAATAGCCAAATCTTACTTTCAGAAACCTCAGCTTCGTTGGAATCATTTTCTCCAATTCCATGTCAGTCAATACTGAATGTTACCAATCATGCACAATCTCAGAGAACCCCTCAACCTCCCCTCCCCAAAGTTCTATTTGAAGATTGGCTACCAATGTTCAGCGACAATGGTGGGGTGAATCGCCGACAGGAATCCACCTCGAATTCTGAGGTTCTCAGTcctcaatttctgcagcttgacaTGATATCCACTGATGACTTCCTTCATGGATTTGAAGCTATAAGCAACTCTGGTGGATTAATTCAGCCGCACTATGGGCCTGTAGATCTTGTATCATCCAATGAAACTTACGCCGGATTCGAGTCGAACCACCACATGTTTGTCGATCTTTAA
- the LOC103982416 gene encoding LIM domain-containing protein PLIM2b, whose translation MSFSGTQDKCKACDKTVHFIDLLTADGVPYHKTCFKCSHCKGTLSMCNYSSMDGILYCKPHFEQLFKETGSFSKKFPTSSKSGEKELSRTPSKVSSMFSGTQDKCASCKKTAYPLEKLTVEGESYHKTCFKCSHGGCTLTPSSYAALDGILYCKHHFAQLFKEKGSYNHLNKVASMKRSSGAEEAPSEEAAAEPTQEEEQS comes from the exons ATGTCTTTCAGTGGCACCCAGGACAAGTGCAAGGCCTGCGACAAGACTGTCCATTTCATCGACCTCTTGACCGCGGATGGAGTCCCTTATCACAAGACTTGTTTCAAGTGCAGCCACTGCAAAGGAACTCTTTCT ATGTGCAACTACTCTTCCATGGATGGCATCCTCTACTGCAAGCCTCATTTTGAGCAGCTCTTCAAGGAGACTGGCAGCTTCTCCAAGAAGTTCCCAACGA GTTCAAAGTCTGGCGAAAAAGAACTG TCAAGGACTCCAAGCAAGGTCTCCTCCATGTTCTCAGGAACCCAAGACAAGTGCGCTAGCTGCAAGAAGACAGCGTACCCTTTGGAGAAG CTGACCGTGGAAGGTGAATCATACCACAAGACCTGCTTCAAGTGCTCTCACGGGGGCTGCACTCTTACGCCCTCGTCCTACGCGGCACTCGATGGCATCCTCTACTGCAAGCACCACTTCGCGCAATTGTTCAAGGAGAAGGGGAGCTACAACCACCTGAACAAGGTGGCGTCGATGAAGCGGAGTTCTGGAGCAGAGGAGGCACCAAGCGAGGAGGCAGCGGCTGAACCCACGCAGGAGGAAGAGCAGTCGTAA
- the LOC103983355 gene encoding serine carboxypeptidase-like 35, with product MPVLEKSLFLFLFISSFAMDTARGFEPNSQREADRVTALPGQPEVEFRHYAGYVRISDDKALFYWFFEAKRKPEEKPLILWLNGGPGCSSVAYGAAQELGPFLVRSNAPNLTLNPYSWNKVANLLFLEAPVGVGFSYTNRSSDLEEVGDRITAQDSHSFLLDWFNKFPNLKSHEFFIAGESYAGHYVPQLAEFIHEGNKKASKDSYINLRGFMIGNAVLNDATDQLGMVEYAWSHAIISDELHASLRRECNSFEGAGEGKACLPAVKAFLRAFQDIDMYSIYSPVCLSSLSKSPRSSKLVAAPHLFSQHETWHGMRRATAGYDPCTEDYVKRYFNREDVQLALHANVTHLSYPYSSCSEIIRRWNDSPPTVLPILKKLMKAGLRVWVYSGDTDARVPVTSTRYSVNEMRLRQKGGERKKRWGGWRAWYYREEVAGWVVEYEEGLTLATVRGAGHQVPLFAPDRALALLSHFLGDQSLASSRFG from the exons ATGCCGGTTCTTGAGAAGTCATTGTTTCTCTTCTTGTTCATATCATCCTTCGCCATGGACACAGCTCGGGGCTTCGAACCGAACTCGCAGCGCGAAGCGGACAGAGTCACAGCACTCCCGGGCCAGCCGGAGGTGGAGTTCCGGCACTACGCCGGGTACGTAAGGATAAGCGACGACAAGGCGCTCTTCTACTGGTTCTTCGAGGCCAAGCGAAAGCCGGAGGAGAAGCCTCTCATCCTCTGGCTCAATGGAG GACCTGGATGCTCATCTGTTGCTTATGGAGCTGCACAGGAGCTGGGGCCATTCTTGGTCAGAAGCAATGCTCCCAACCTCACTCTCAATCCCTACTCCTGGAACAAGG TTGCAAATCTTCTGTTCCTCGAAGCTCCGGTGGGAGTAGGATTCTCCTACACCAACAGGTCATCGGATCTGGAGGAGGTCGGCGATCGGATCACTGCACAGGATTCACACTCCTTTCTGCTGGACTGGTTCAATAAGTTCCCAAACTTAAAGTCCCATGAGTTCTTCATCGCAGGAGAAAGCTACGCAG GGCACTATGTTCCCCAGCTTGCAGAGTTCATCCATGAAGGAAACAAGAAAGCTAGCAAGGATTCGTATATCAATCTTAGAGGCTTCATG ATCGGGAATGCAGTGCTTAATGATGCGACGGACCAGCTAGGGATGGTGGAGTACGCCTGGAGCCACGCCATAATCTCCGACGAACTCCACGCCTCTCTACGTAGAGAATGCAACTCCTTCGAGGGAGCAGGGGAAGGCAAAGCCTGCTTGCCCGCCGTCAAAGCCTTTCTGCGGGCCTTCCAGGACATCGACATGTACAGCATCTACTCACCGGTCTGCCTCTCCTCGCTATCCAAATCCCCTCGCTCGAGCAAACTTGTCGCAGCCCCCCACCTCTTCTCCCAGCAT GAGACGTGGCACGGCATGCGGAGGGCGACGGCAGGATATGATCCATGCACCGAGGATTACGTGAAGAGATATTTTAACAGAGAGGATGTGCAGCTGGCACTGCACGCCAATGTCACTCATCTCTCTTACCCCTACTCCTCTTGCAG CGAAATAATACGGAGGTGGAATGACTCTCCACCCACAGTACTCCCCATCCTAAAGAAGCTCATGAAAGCAGGACTTCGAGTCTGGGTTTACAG TGGGGATACCGATGCCAGGGTGCCGGTGACGTCGACGAGGTACAGCGTCAACGAGATGAGGCTTCGGCAAAAAggaggagagaggaagaagagatgggGGGGTTGGAGGGCTTGGTACTACAGGGAGGAGGTGGCTGGGTGGGTGGTGGAGTACGAGGAGGGGCTGACTTTGGCCACCGTGAGGGGGGCGGGGCATCAGGTACCTCTCTTCGCCCCTGACCGTGCTCTCGCCCTACTCTCCCACTTCCTTGGCGACCAATCTCTGGCATCTTCTCGCTTTGGATAA